Proteins co-encoded in one Corylus avellana chromosome ca9, CavTom2PMs-1.0 genomic window:
- the LOC132161743 gene encoding auxin transporter-like protein 2, with amino-acid sequence MLPQKQAEEAIVSNFSETEHEGKEQEKEEDHSLFSVKTFLWHGGSVWDAWFSCASNQVAQVLLTLPYSFSQLGMLSGILLQIFYGIVGSWTAYLISVLYVEYRSRKEKENVSFKNHVIQWFEVLDGLLGPYWKAAGLAFNCTFLLFGSVIQLIACASNIYYINDNLDKRTWTYIFGACCATTVFIPSFHNYRIWSFLGLGMTTYTAWYMAIAAIIHGQVGNVQHSAPTKLVLYFTGATNILYTFGGHAVTVEIMHAMWKPQKFKYIYLMATLYVFTLTIPSAVCVYWAFGDELLNHSNAFSLLPKTRFRDAAVILMLIHQYLSFFTCLGMTTYTAWYMAIAAIIHGQVGNVQHSAPTKLVLYFTGATNILYTFGGHAVTVEIMHAMWKPQKFKYIYLMATLYVFTLTIPSAVCVYWAFGDELLNHSNAFSLLPKTRFRDAAVILMLIHQFITFGFACTPLYFVWEKVIGMHDTRSICLRALARLPVVIPIWFLAIIFPFFGPINSAVGALLVSFTVYIIPSLAHMLTYRKASARQNAAEKPPFFLPSWTAMYVFNSFIVVWVLVVGFGFGGWASVTNFVRQVNTFGLFAKCYQCKSPAPPAAAAAPQH; translated from the exons ATGTTGCCTCAGAAGCAAGCAGAGGAAGCAATCGTCTCCAACTTTAGCGAGACAGAGCATGAGGGCAAGGagcaagagaaagaggaagaccATTCCTTGTTTAGCGTCAAGACCTTTCTCTGGCATGGTGGCTCCGTCTGGGATGCCTGGTTCAGCTGCGCTTCCAATCAA GTAGCtcaagtgcttttaacacttccCTACTCTTTCTCTCAACTGGGTATGCTTTCAGGGATCCTGCTTCAGATATTCTATGGAATTGTTGGGAGCTGGACGGCTTATCTGATTAGTGTACTCTACGTAGAGTACAGAAGCCGGAAGGAGAAAGAAAACGTCAGCTTCAAGAACCATGTCATACAG TGGTTTGAAGTGCTTGATGGTCTTCTGGGTCCGTACTGGAAAGCAGCGGGGCTTGCTTTCAACTGCACTTTCCTCCTATTCGGATCTGTCATACAGCTTATAGCTTGTGCAAG TAACATATACTACATCAACGACAATCTGGACAAACGGACATGGACATATATCTTTGGTGCTTGCTGTGCTACAACAGTGTTCATACCTTCATTTCACAATTACCGTATTTGGTCTTTTCTAGGCCTTGGAATGACCACTTATACCGCCTGGTATATGGCTATAGCAGCTATTATTCACGGCCAG GTGGgtaatgtgcaacattcggctcCAACAAAGCTAGTGCTTTATTTCACAGGAGCTACCAATATACTATACACGTTCGGTGGACATGCTGTGACTGT GGAAATTATGCACGCCATGTGGAAGCCCCAGAAGTTCAAGTACATTTACCTAATGGCCACACTCTACGTTTTCACACTAACAATTCCCTCCGCCGTTTGCGTTTATTGGGCGTTTGGCGATGAGCTCCTCAACCATTCCAACGCCTTCTCTCTCCTCCCCAAAACTCGCTTCCGCGACGCCGCCGTTATCTTGATGCTCATCCACCAG TATTTAAGTTTCTTTACGT GCCTTGGAATGACCACTTATACCGCCTGGTATATGGCTATAGCAGCTATTATTCACGGCCAG GTGGgtaatgtgcaacattcggctcCAACAAAGCTAGTGCTTTATTTCACAGGAGCTACCAATATACTATACACGTTCGGTGGACATGCTGTGACTGT GGAAATTATGCACGCCATGTGGAAGCCCCAGAAGTTCAAGTACATTTACCTAATGGCCACACTCTACGTTTTCACACTAACAATTCCCTCCGCCGTTTGCGTTTATTGGGCGTTTGGCGATGAGCTCCTCAACCATTCCAACGCCTTCTCTCTCCTCCCCAAAACTCGCTTCCGCGACGCCGCCGTTATCTTGATGCTCATCCACCAG TTTATAACATTTGGGTTCGCATGTACGCCGTTGTACTTTGTGTGGGAGAAGGTGATAGGGATGCATGACACGAGGAGCATATGTTTGAGGGCACTAGCAAGGCTGCCGGTGGTGATACCAATATGGTTCTTGGCAATAATCTTCCCCTTCTTCGGGCCTATAAACTCCGCAGTTGGGGCTCTTTTGGTCAGCTTCACCGTATACATTATCCCATCTTTAGCACATATGCTCACCTACAGAAAAGCCTCTGCCAgacag AATGCTGCGGAGAAACCACCATTCTTTTTACCAAGCTGGACTGCTATGTATGTGTTCAATTCGTTTATTGTGGTGTGGGTTCTGGTGGTAGGGTTTGGGTTTGGTGGATGGGCAAGCGTGACCAACTTTGTGAGGCAAGTTAACACATTTGGGCTCTTTGCCAAGTGCTACCAGTGCAAGTCTCCAGCACCGCCTGCAGCGGCAGCCGCCCCACAACACTGA